One genomic window of Rhinolophus ferrumequinum isolate MPI-CBG mRhiFer1 chromosome 23, mRhiFer1_v1.p, whole genome shotgun sequence includes the following:
- the ZNF512B gene encoding zinc finger protein 512B isoform X1, whose translation MTDPFGVGGGRRLPGSSKSGTGKEGSRNEVRLPVRHDPPKLGLSVARGGQIVPSQAPLCFDPESPASDRTEGKKKGRPKAENQALRDIPLSLMNQWKDEFKAHSRVKCPNSGCWLEFPSIYGLKYHYQRCRGGAISERLTFPCPFCEAAFTSKTQLEKHQIWNHMDRPLPAPKPGPVSRPVTISRPVGVSKPIGVSKPVTIGKPVGVSKPIGISKPVTVSRPVPVTKPVSVSRPVPVTKPIPVTKSVPTTKPVTVSKLVPVTKPVTANKPVPMTKLVTVTKPVPVTKSVPVSRPIVVSKLVTVSRPIAISRHTPSCKMVLLTKSENKTPRAAGRGSGKKRAADSLDTCPIPPKQARPENGEYGPSTMGQSSAFQLSAGSSSGPLSLGNRPLGGKEALRATGPVSPPAEGAERTKHRRKQKTPKKFTGEQPSISGTFGLKGLAKAEDKSRGYRTKKQEGPSAEDVRKKVPAPASTVIKEVPAPVAHPVPGGPEEQWQRAIHERGQAVCPTCRVVARKTLVGLKKHMEVCQKLQDALKCQHCRKQFKSKAGLNYHTMAEHSAKPCASGASEGSEQEERERLRKVLKQMGRLRCPQEGCGAAFSSLMGYQYHRRRCGRPPCEVDSPSFPCIHCGKTYRSKAGHDYHVRSEHTAPPPEEPEDKSAEAEDLLGVERTPSGRVRRTSAQVAVFHLQEIAEDELARDWTKRQMKDDLVPETARLNYTRPGLPTLNPQMLEAWKNEVKERGHVNCPNDCCEAIYSSVSGLKAHLASCSKGDHLVGKYCCLLCAKEFSSESGVKYHILKAHAENWFRTSADPPPKHRTQDSLAPKKEEKRLAGGKKRGRKPKERPPEEPAPKMPPSQDDWLPGGRDKGARGSAGRKVGAGKVPEKLLQGTPGLGLSVEGQWQQQKCNSLEAHSRAWQSRALDGRRRSAPGPWRMGGAEQPDARWPCELRALSASSGLRLRGPWFWPDEGP comes from the exons ATGACCGATCCCTTCGGTGTGGGAGGCGGCCGCCGGCTCCCGGGGTCCAGCAAGAGTGGGACTGGGAAAGAGGGCAGCCGGAATGAGGTCCGACTTCCTGTGCGGCACGACCCACCGAAGCTGG GGCTGTCGGTGGCCCGGGGTGGGCAGATAGTGCCCAGCCAGGCCCCACTCTGCTTTGACCCGGAAAGTCCAGCCAGCGACAGGacggaaggaaagaaaaaggggcgTCCGAAAGCTGAGAACCAGGCCCTCCGTGACATTCCC CTCTCCCTGATGAACCAGTGGAAAGACGAGTTCAAGGCGCACTCAAGGGTGAAGTGTCCAAACTCGGGGTGCTGGCTGGAGTTTCCCAGCATCTACGGGCTCAAGTACCATTACCAGCGGTGCCGAGGG ggTGCTATCTCAGAAAGGCTGACCTTTCCATGCCCCTTCTGTGAGGCCGCCTTCACCTCCAAGACCCAGCTGGAGAAGCATCAGATTTGGAACCACATGGATCGGCCCCTGCCCGCCCCGAAGCCTGGGCCGGTCAGCCGGCCAGTCACCATCAGCCGGCCCGTTGGAGTCAGCAAGCCCATCGGAGTGAGCAAACCTGTCACTATTGGCAAACCCGTGGGTGTCAGCAAACCCATTGGCATCAGCAAGCCAGTGACGGTCAGCAGGCCGGTGCCGGTCACCAAGCCAGTGTCGGTCAGCAGGCCCGTGCCGGTCACCAAACCCATACCGGTCACCAAGTCTGTGCCGACCACCAAGCCAGTGACAGTCAGCAAGCTGGTGCCAGTCACCAAACCGGTGACTGCAAACAAACCGGTGCCGATGACAAAACTTGTGACAGTTACCAAACCTGTGCCGGTCACCAAGTCAGTGCCGGTCAGCAGGCCCATTGTGGTCAGCAAGCTGGTGACCGTCAGCAGACCCATAGCCATCAGCAGACACACACCGTCCTGCAAAATGGTGCTGCTGACCAAGTCTGAGAACAAAACTCCTCGAGCCGCGGGGAGGGGCAGTGGTAAGAAAAG ggCTGCAGACAGCCTGGACACCTGCCCCATCCCACCCAAGCAGGCGAGGCCAGAGAACGGGGAGTATGGGCCGTCCACCATGGGCCAGAGCTCGGCCTTCCAGCTGAGCGCAGGCTCCAGCAGTGGCCCCCTTTCTCTGGGCAACAGGCCTTTGGGGGGCAAGGAGGCGCTGAGGGCAACAGGCCCTGTGTCCCCACCTGCGGAGGGAGCGGAGCGTACAAAGCACA gaaggaaacagaaaacacccaagaaGTTTACAGGGGAACAGCCATCTATTTCAGGAACCTTTGGACTCAAAG GCCTGGCCAAGGCTGAAGACAAATCCCGCGGCTACCGCACCAAGAAGCAGGAGGGCCCAAGCGCCGAGGACGTCCGGAAGAAGGTGCCGGCCCCTGCCAGCACCGTCATCAAGGAGGTCCCGGCCCCTGTGGCCCACCCGGTCCCAG GTGGCCCTGAGGAGCAGTGGCAGAGGGCCATCCATGAACGGGGACAGGCCGTCTGCCCCACCTGCAGGGTGGTCGCCCGAAAGACCCTCGTGGGCCTCAAGAAGCATATGGAGGTTTGCCAGAAG CTGCAGGATGCACTCAAGTGCCAGCACTGCCGGAAGCAGTTCAAGTCCAAAGCCGGCCTCAACTACCACACCATGGCTGAGCACAGCGCCAAG ccctgtgccTCCGGGGCCTCCGAGGGCAGCGAGCAGGAGGAGCGGGAGAGGCTGCGCAAGGTGCTCAAGCAGATGGGGAGGCTGCGCTGCCCCCAGGAG GGCTGTGGGGCCGCCTTCTCCAGCCTCATGGGTTACCAGTACCACCGGCGACGCTGCGGGAGGCCGCCCTGTGAGGTGGACAGCCCCTCCTTCCCCTGCATCCACTGCGGCAAGACCTACCGCTCCAAGGCCGGCCACGACTACCATGTGCGCTCCGAGCACACGGCCCCG CCCCCCGAGGAGCCCGAGGACAAGTCCGCGGAGGCTGAGGACCTGCTGGGTGTGGAGCGGACCCCCAGTGGCCGCGTCCGCCGCACCTCGGCCCAGGTGGCTGTGTTCCACCTGCAGGAGATTGCAGAGGATGAGCTGGCCCGAGATTGGACCAAGCGGCAGATGAAGGATGACCTGGTACCTGAGACTGCACGG CTCAACTACACTCGGCCAGGCCTCCCCACGCTCAACCCCCAGATGCTGGAGGCGTGGAAGAATGAAGTCAAGGAGAGAGGTCACGTCAACTGCCCCAATGAC TGCTGCGAAGCCATCTACTCCAGCGTGTCCGGCCTCAAAGCCCATCTTGCCAGCTGCAGCAAG GGGGACCATCTGGTGGGGAAGTACTGCTGCCTGCTGTGTGCAAAGGAGTTCAGCTCCGAGAGCGGCGTCAAGTACCACATCCTCAAGGCCCACGCAGag AACTGGTTCCGTACTTCAGCAGACCCACCTCCCAAACACAGGACCCAGGACTCATTGGCGCccaagaaggaggagaagaggcTGGCTGGTGGGAAGAAGCGGGGCCGCAAGCCCAAGGAGCGGCCCCCAGAGGAGCCTGCACCCAAGATGCCCCCCAGCCAGGACGATTGGCTCCCAGGAGGCAGAGACAAGGGGGCCCGGGGCTCTGCTGGCCGGAAGGTGGGAGCCGGCAAGGTGCCTGAGAA GCTGCTGCAGGGCACACCTGGGCTGGGGCTCTCTGTGGAGGGCCAGTGGCAGCAACAGAAGTGCAATAGCCTAGAGGCACATTCACGGGCCTGGCAGAGTCGGGCCCTGGACGGCAGGAGGCGGTCTGCGCCTGGGCCTTGGCGCATGGGCGGTGCAGAGCAGCCAGATGCCCGTTGGCCATGCGAGCTGCGTGCCCTTTCTGCTTCCTCAGGCCTGAGGCTCAGGGGCCCCTGGTTCTGGCCTGATGAGGGTCCCTGA
- the ZNF512B gene encoding zinc finger protein 512B isoform X3, with the protein MTDPFGVGGGRRLPGSSKSGTGKEGSRNEVRLPVRHDPPKLGLSVARGGQIVPSQAPLCFDPESPASDRTEGKKKGRPKAENQALRDIPLSLMNQWKDEFKAHSRVKCPNSGCWLEFPSIYGLKYHYQRCRGGAISERLTFPCPFCEAAFTSKTQLEKHQIWNHMDRPLPAPKPGPVSRPVTISRPVGVSKPIGVSKPVTIGKPVGVSKPIGISKPVTVSRPVPVTKPVSVSRPVPVTKPIPVTKSVPTTKPVTVSKLVPVTKPVTANKPVPMTKLVTVTKPVPVTKSVPVSRPIVVSKLVTVSRPIAISRHTPSCKMVLLTKSENKTPRAAGRGSGKKRAADSLDTCPIPPKQARPENGEYGPSTMGQSSAFQLSAGSSSGPLSLGNRPLGGKEALRATGPVSPPAEGAERTKHRRKQKTPKKFTGEQPSISGTFGLKGLAKAEDKSRGYRTKKQEGPSAEDVRKKVPAPASTVIKEVPAPVAHPVPGGPEEQWQRAIHERGQAVCPTCRVVARKTLVGLKKHMEVCQKLQDALKCQHCRKQFKSKAGLNYHTMAEHSAKPCASGASEGSEQEERERLRKVLKQMGRLRCPQEGCGAAFSSLMGYQYHRRRCGRPPCEVDSPSFPCIHCGKTYRSKAGHDYHVRSEHTAPPPEEPEDKSAEAEDLLGVERTPSGRVRRTSAQVAVFHLQEIAEDELARDWTKRQMKDDLVPETARLNYTRPGLPTLNPQMLEAWKNEVKERGHVNCPNDCCEAIYSSVSGLKAHLASCSKGDHLVGKYCCLLCAKEFSSESGVKYHILKAHAENWFRTSADPPPKHRTQDSLAPKKEEKRLAGGKKRGRKPKERPPEEPAPKMPPSQDDWLPGGRDKGARGSAGRKVGAGKVPEK; encoded by the exons ATGACCGATCCCTTCGGTGTGGGAGGCGGCCGCCGGCTCCCGGGGTCCAGCAAGAGTGGGACTGGGAAAGAGGGCAGCCGGAATGAGGTCCGACTTCCTGTGCGGCACGACCCACCGAAGCTGG GGCTGTCGGTGGCCCGGGGTGGGCAGATAGTGCCCAGCCAGGCCCCACTCTGCTTTGACCCGGAAAGTCCAGCCAGCGACAGGacggaaggaaagaaaaaggggcgTCCGAAAGCTGAGAACCAGGCCCTCCGTGACATTCCC CTCTCCCTGATGAACCAGTGGAAAGACGAGTTCAAGGCGCACTCAAGGGTGAAGTGTCCAAACTCGGGGTGCTGGCTGGAGTTTCCCAGCATCTACGGGCTCAAGTACCATTACCAGCGGTGCCGAGGG ggTGCTATCTCAGAAAGGCTGACCTTTCCATGCCCCTTCTGTGAGGCCGCCTTCACCTCCAAGACCCAGCTGGAGAAGCATCAGATTTGGAACCACATGGATCGGCCCCTGCCCGCCCCGAAGCCTGGGCCGGTCAGCCGGCCAGTCACCATCAGCCGGCCCGTTGGAGTCAGCAAGCCCATCGGAGTGAGCAAACCTGTCACTATTGGCAAACCCGTGGGTGTCAGCAAACCCATTGGCATCAGCAAGCCAGTGACGGTCAGCAGGCCGGTGCCGGTCACCAAGCCAGTGTCGGTCAGCAGGCCCGTGCCGGTCACCAAACCCATACCGGTCACCAAGTCTGTGCCGACCACCAAGCCAGTGACAGTCAGCAAGCTGGTGCCAGTCACCAAACCGGTGACTGCAAACAAACCGGTGCCGATGACAAAACTTGTGACAGTTACCAAACCTGTGCCGGTCACCAAGTCAGTGCCGGTCAGCAGGCCCATTGTGGTCAGCAAGCTGGTGACCGTCAGCAGACCCATAGCCATCAGCAGACACACACCGTCCTGCAAAATGGTGCTGCTGACCAAGTCTGAGAACAAAACTCCTCGAGCCGCGGGGAGGGGCAGTGGTAAGAAAAG ggCTGCAGACAGCCTGGACACCTGCCCCATCCCACCCAAGCAGGCGAGGCCAGAGAACGGGGAGTATGGGCCGTCCACCATGGGCCAGAGCTCGGCCTTCCAGCTGAGCGCAGGCTCCAGCAGTGGCCCCCTTTCTCTGGGCAACAGGCCTTTGGGGGGCAAGGAGGCGCTGAGGGCAACAGGCCCTGTGTCCCCACCTGCGGAGGGAGCGGAGCGTACAAAGCACA gaaggaaacagaaaacacccaagaaGTTTACAGGGGAACAGCCATCTATTTCAGGAACCTTTGGACTCAAAG GCCTGGCCAAGGCTGAAGACAAATCCCGCGGCTACCGCACCAAGAAGCAGGAGGGCCCAAGCGCCGAGGACGTCCGGAAGAAGGTGCCGGCCCCTGCCAGCACCGTCATCAAGGAGGTCCCGGCCCCTGTGGCCCACCCGGTCCCAG GTGGCCCTGAGGAGCAGTGGCAGAGGGCCATCCATGAACGGGGACAGGCCGTCTGCCCCACCTGCAGGGTGGTCGCCCGAAAGACCCTCGTGGGCCTCAAGAAGCATATGGAGGTTTGCCAGAAG CTGCAGGATGCACTCAAGTGCCAGCACTGCCGGAAGCAGTTCAAGTCCAAAGCCGGCCTCAACTACCACACCATGGCTGAGCACAGCGCCAAG ccctgtgccTCCGGGGCCTCCGAGGGCAGCGAGCAGGAGGAGCGGGAGAGGCTGCGCAAGGTGCTCAAGCAGATGGGGAGGCTGCGCTGCCCCCAGGAG GGCTGTGGGGCCGCCTTCTCCAGCCTCATGGGTTACCAGTACCACCGGCGACGCTGCGGGAGGCCGCCCTGTGAGGTGGACAGCCCCTCCTTCCCCTGCATCCACTGCGGCAAGACCTACCGCTCCAAGGCCGGCCACGACTACCATGTGCGCTCCGAGCACACGGCCCCG CCCCCCGAGGAGCCCGAGGACAAGTCCGCGGAGGCTGAGGACCTGCTGGGTGTGGAGCGGACCCCCAGTGGCCGCGTCCGCCGCACCTCGGCCCAGGTGGCTGTGTTCCACCTGCAGGAGATTGCAGAGGATGAGCTGGCCCGAGATTGGACCAAGCGGCAGATGAAGGATGACCTGGTACCTGAGACTGCACGG CTCAACTACACTCGGCCAGGCCTCCCCACGCTCAACCCCCAGATGCTGGAGGCGTGGAAGAATGAAGTCAAGGAGAGAGGTCACGTCAACTGCCCCAATGAC TGCTGCGAAGCCATCTACTCCAGCGTGTCCGGCCTCAAAGCCCATCTTGCCAGCTGCAGCAAG GGGGACCATCTGGTGGGGAAGTACTGCTGCCTGCTGTGTGCAAAGGAGTTCAGCTCCGAGAGCGGCGTCAAGTACCACATCCTCAAGGCCCACGCAGag AACTGGTTCCGTACTTCAGCAGACCCACCTCCCAAACACAGGACCCAGGACTCATTGGCGCccaagaaggaggagaagaggcTGGCTGGTGGGAAGAAGCGGGGCCGCAAGCCCAAGGAGCGGCCCCCAGAGGAGCCTGCACCCAAGATGCCCCCCAGCCAGGACGATTGGCTCCCAGGAGGCAGAGACAAGGGGGCCCGGGGCTCTGCTGGCCGGAAGGTGGGAGCCGGCAAGGTGCCTGAGAAGTGA
- the ZNF512B gene encoding zinc finger protein 512B isoform X2, with product MTDPFGVGGGRRLPGSSKSGTGKEGSRNEVRLPVRHDPPKLGLSVARGGQIVPSQAPLCFDPESPASDRTEGKKKGRPKAENQALRDIPLSLMNQWKDEFKAHSRVKCPNSGCWLEFPSIYGLKYHYQRCRGGAISERLTFPCPFCEAAFTSKTQLEKHQIWNHMDRPLPAPKPGPVSRPVTISRPVGVSKPIGVSKPVTIGKPVGVSKPIGISKPVTVSRPVPVTKPVSVSRPVPVTKPIPVTKSVPTTKPVTVSKLVPVTKPVTANKPVPMTKLVTVTKPVPVTKSVPVSRPIVVSKLVTVSRPIAISRHTPSCKMVLLTKSENKTPRAAGRGSGKKRAADSLDTCPIPPKQARPENGEYGPSTMGQSSAFQLSAGSSSGPLSLGNRPLGGKEALRATGPVSPPAEGAERTKHRRKQKTPKKFTGEQPSISGTFGLKGLAKAEDKSRGYRTKKQEGPSAEDVRKKVPAPASTVIKEVPAPVAHPVPGGPEEQWQRAIHERGQAVCPTCRVVARKTLVGLKKHMEVCQKLQDALKCQHCRKQFKSKAGLNYHTMAEHSAKPCASGASEGSEQEERERLRKVLKQMGRLRCPQEGCGAAFSSLMGYQYHRRRCGRPPCEVDSPSFPCIHCGKTYRSKAGHDYHVRSEHTAPPPEEPEDKSAEAEDLLGVERTPSGRVRRTSAQVAVFHLQEIAEDELARDWTKRQMKDDLVPETARLNYTRPGLPTLNPQMLEAWKNEVKERGHVNCPNDCCEAIYSSVSGLKAHLASCSKGDHLVGKYCCLLCAKEFSSESGVKYHILKAHAENWFRTSADPPPKHRTQDSLAPKKEEKRLAGGKKRGRKPKERPPEEPAPKMPPSQDDWLPGGRDKGARGSAGRKAAAGHTWAGALCGGPVAATEVQ from the exons ATGACCGATCCCTTCGGTGTGGGAGGCGGCCGCCGGCTCCCGGGGTCCAGCAAGAGTGGGACTGGGAAAGAGGGCAGCCGGAATGAGGTCCGACTTCCTGTGCGGCACGACCCACCGAAGCTGG GGCTGTCGGTGGCCCGGGGTGGGCAGATAGTGCCCAGCCAGGCCCCACTCTGCTTTGACCCGGAAAGTCCAGCCAGCGACAGGacggaaggaaagaaaaaggggcgTCCGAAAGCTGAGAACCAGGCCCTCCGTGACATTCCC CTCTCCCTGATGAACCAGTGGAAAGACGAGTTCAAGGCGCACTCAAGGGTGAAGTGTCCAAACTCGGGGTGCTGGCTGGAGTTTCCCAGCATCTACGGGCTCAAGTACCATTACCAGCGGTGCCGAGGG ggTGCTATCTCAGAAAGGCTGACCTTTCCATGCCCCTTCTGTGAGGCCGCCTTCACCTCCAAGACCCAGCTGGAGAAGCATCAGATTTGGAACCACATGGATCGGCCCCTGCCCGCCCCGAAGCCTGGGCCGGTCAGCCGGCCAGTCACCATCAGCCGGCCCGTTGGAGTCAGCAAGCCCATCGGAGTGAGCAAACCTGTCACTATTGGCAAACCCGTGGGTGTCAGCAAACCCATTGGCATCAGCAAGCCAGTGACGGTCAGCAGGCCGGTGCCGGTCACCAAGCCAGTGTCGGTCAGCAGGCCCGTGCCGGTCACCAAACCCATACCGGTCACCAAGTCTGTGCCGACCACCAAGCCAGTGACAGTCAGCAAGCTGGTGCCAGTCACCAAACCGGTGACTGCAAACAAACCGGTGCCGATGACAAAACTTGTGACAGTTACCAAACCTGTGCCGGTCACCAAGTCAGTGCCGGTCAGCAGGCCCATTGTGGTCAGCAAGCTGGTGACCGTCAGCAGACCCATAGCCATCAGCAGACACACACCGTCCTGCAAAATGGTGCTGCTGACCAAGTCTGAGAACAAAACTCCTCGAGCCGCGGGGAGGGGCAGTGGTAAGAAAAG ggCTGCAGACAGCCTGGACACCTGCCCCATCCCACCCAAGCAGGCGAGGCCAGAGAACGGGGAGTATGGGCCGTCCACCATGGGCCAGAGCTCGGCCTTCCAGCTGAGCGCAGGCTCCAGCAGTGGCCCCCTTTCTCTGGGCAACAGGCCTTTGGGGGGCAAGGAGGCGCTGAGGGCAACAGGCCCTGTGTCCCCACCTGCGGAGGGAGCGGAGCGTACAAAGCACA gaaggaaacagaaaacacccaagaaGTTTACAGGGGAACAGCCATCTATTTCAGGAACCTTTGGACTCAAAG GCCTGGCCAAGGCTGAAGACAAATCCCGCGGCTACCGCACCAAGAAGCAGGAGGGCCCAAGCGCCGAGGACGTCCGGAAGAAGGTGCCGGCCCCTGCCAGCACCGTCATCAAGGAGGTCCCGGCCCCTGTGGCCCACCCGGTCCCAG GTGGCCCTGAGGAGCAGTGGCAGAGGGCCATCCATGAACGGGGACAGGCCGTCTGCCCCACCTGCAGGGTGGTCGCCCGAAAGACCCTCGTGGGCCTCAAGAAGCATATGGAGGTTTGCCAGAAG CTGCAGGATGCACTCAAGTGCCAGCACTGCCGGAAGCAGTTCAAGTCCAAAGCCGGCCTCAACTACCACACCATGGCTGAGCACAGCGCCAAG ccctgtgccTCCGGGGCCTCCGAGGGCAGCGAGCAGGAGGAGCGGGAGAGGCTGCGCAAGGTGCTCAAGCAGATGGGGAGGCTGCGCTGCCCCCAGGAG GGCTGTGGGGCCGCCTTCTCCAGCCTCATGGGTTACCAGTACCACCGGCGACGCTGCGGGAGGCCGCCCTGTGAGGTGGACAGCCCCTCCTTCCCCTGCATCCACTGCGGCAAGACCTACCGCTCCAAGGCCGGCCACGACTACCATGTGCGCTCCGAGCACACGGCCCCG CCCCCCGAGGAGCCCGAGGACAAGTCCGCGGAGGCTGAGGACCTGCTGGGTGTGGAGCGGACCCCCAGTGGCCGCGTCCGCCGCACCTCGGCCCAGGTGGCTGTGTTCCACCTGCAGGAGATTGCAGAGGATGAGCTGGCCCGAGATTGGACCAAGCGGCAGATGAAGGATGACCTGGTACCTGAGACTGCACGG CTCAACTACACTCGGCCAGGCCTCCCCACGCTCAACCCCCAGATGCTGGAGGCGTGGAAGAATGAAGTCAAGGAGAGAGGTCACGTCAACTGCCCCAATGAC TGCTGCGAAGCCATCTACTCCAGCGTGTCCGGCCTCAAAGCCCATCTTGCCAGCTGCAGCAAG GGGGACCATCTGGTGGGGAAGTACTGCTGCCTGCTGTGTGCAAAGGAGTTCAGCTCCGAGAGCGGCGTCAAGTACCACATCCTCAAGGCCCACGCAGag AACTGGTTCCGTACTTCAGCAGACCCACCTCCCAAACACAGGACCCAGGACTCATTGGCGCccaagaaggaggagaagaggcTGGCTGGTGGGAAGAAGCGGGGCCGCAAGCCCAAGGAGCGGCCCCCAGAGGAGCCTGCACCCAAGATGCCCCCCAGCCAGGACGATTGGCTCCCAGGAGGCAGAGACAAGGGGGCCCGGGGCTCTGCTGGCCGGAAG GCTGCTGCAGGGCACACCTGGGCTGGGGCTCTCTGTGGAGGGCCAGTGGCAGCAACAGAAGTGCAATAG